From one Phycodurus eques isolate BA_2022a chromosome 19, UOR_Pequ_1.1, whole genome shotgun sequence genomic stretch:
- the dlgap5 gene encoding disks large-associated protein 5 isoform X2, translated as MDSRFSYLRHRDNSVTMLRIKMSRRLSQNQKENRERVVDARRPLDNLQEHEMLCQDDSTLTKTSPMKAITNVEENSAKDKAIEEKVKQLARWKERKALEKEKQKQARERKGVFKTGLYRPKDTVFMIHPVPASSTNANETKINAAPSQSGRVTRSMKQQQQQQQPQSQPLKTHNPNTAAKKGPSGTQRATRGASTRSANRLFTAASTVKKQPADKSPDQRITRSRAIVFPLPQPSASGKNSTADNNLDFHQAAPEASISQPWLKERDNVEPVEESRCLKEENIAGDTGLAEKPSSFAPEGFVFQAPAGLKAFNSAPLSPRSADLFLAPRSASPCSTRSCVHFPAAEILSDERQTEPSESPCRSAPPLTAASPIPSSPLESKHDVPYFRSEMANETDRLTSLCGQWETKVDDESVPEEMRGCIRTTVGQARLLMRERFKQFSSLVDDCELCRGEKITTCTDLQGFWDMVYFQVDDVHRKFGDLKEAEERGWVEVHNPPPRQRKAVKKPAAGPAKPAVTKAAANSRLAAAKAAMRAQKRAAEAEKAAKDAGDAMEHEHSSSSQVAKRQSDVVVFDGGFFRVESPAKTPASGWVRRSSRLGAAAAPQASPCANDATPRRVIRRSLALGQTSGTPVQSNCTLTPLGRATNHTSRCSPRPSRRETDPSLCFSPLVDATPGGTQLKEPARAKFEHLTLQKEVLHTVTTAPPPLTSQSPQAQTAEASLFLFTPNPKDKIRPSACPSDLMYFTPPP; from the exons ATGGATTCCCGATTTTCCTACTTGCGCCATCGGGACAACAGTGTGACCATGCTGAGGATCAAAATGTCCCGCAGACTGAGTCAGAACCAGAAGGAGAATCGAGAGCGGGTTGTGGATGCACGAAGACCGCTGGACAATCTCCAGGAGCACGAAATGTTATGTCAGGATGACTCGACTCTGACCAAGACATCACCAATGAAAGCTATAACAAATGTCGAGGAAAATTCTGCAAAAG ACAAGGCCATAGAAGAGAAAGTCAAACAGCTTGCACGTTGGAAAGAGAGAAAGGCCCTTGAGAAAGAGAAGCAAAAGCAAGCGAGGGAACGGAAGGGAGTGTTTAAGACTGGCCTGTATCGTCCTAAAGACACTGTTTTCATGATTCATCCGGTACCGGCTTCCTCGACCAACGCAAATGAA ACCAAAATAAACGCAGCTCCATCACAGAGCGGCAGAGTCACCCGTTCAatgaaacaacaacagcagcagcagcagccgcaATCGCAG CCTCTGAAGACGCACAATCCAAATACGGCAGCTAAGAAAG GTCCATCTGGTACTCAGAGAGCAACCAGGGGAGCTTCGACTAGATCAGCCAACAGGCTTTTTACAGCAGCTTCCACAGTGAAAAAACAACCAGCCGACAAATCTCCTG ATCAGAGAATAACAAGGAGCAGAGCCATTGTTTTCCCTTTGCCGCAACCCTCTGCAAGTGGAAAGAACTCCACAG CCGACAACAACCTCGACTTCCATCAAGCTGCGCCCGAGGCAAgcatttct CAGCCTTGGTTAAAGGAGCGGGACAATGTGGAGCCAGTGGAGGAATCTCGCTGCCTCAAAGAGGAAAATATAGCAGGGGACACAGGACTCGCTGAGAAGCCCTCTTCATTCGCTCCTGAGGGCTTTGTGTTCCAAGCTCCCGCTGGCTTGAAGGCCTTTAATTCTGCACCCCTCAGTCCTCGCTCAGCAGATCTATTTCTTGCCCCGAGGTCTGCGTCGCCGTGCTCGACACGCTCATGCGTCCATTTCCCTGCTGCCGAAATACTCAGTGATGAACGTCAGACTGAGCCAAGTGAATCTCCTTGCCGCTCTGCTCCTCCTCTTACGGCGGCTTCTCCGATCCCAAGCAGCCCCCTCGAATCAAAGCATGATGTGCCGTACTTTAG GTCAGAGATGGCCAATGAGACAGACCGACTGACATCTCTGTGTGGTCAGTGGGAGACTAAAGTGGATGATGAGTCAGTCCCTGAAGAAA TGAGAGGCTGCATCCGTACAACCGTGGGCCAGGCCAGGCTGCTCATGAGGGAGCGTTTCAAACAGTTCAGCAGCCTGGTGGACGACTGTGAGTTGTGCCGAGGGGAGAAGATCACCACCTGTACCGACTTGCAGGGCTTTTGGGACATGGTTTATTTCCAG GTAGATGATGTACATAGGAAGTTTGGTGACCTCAAAGAAGCAGAGGAACGAGGCTGGGTGGAGGTACACAACCCGCCGCCACGGCAGAGGAAAGCAGTCAAG AAACCGGCAGCAGGTCCTGCCAAGCCAGCAGTAACCAAGGCGGCGGCCAACTCTCGCCTAGCTGCGGCGAAAGCGGCCATGAGAGCCCAAAAGCGGGCGGCCGAGGCAGAGAAGGCCGCAAAGGATGCAGGCGACGCGATGGAACACGAGCACAGCTCGTCCTCTCAAGTAGCAAAACGCCAGTCTGATGTTGTGGTCTTTGATGGAGGCTTCTTCCGTGTGGAGAGCCCAGCCAAGACACCAG CCTCAGGGTGGGTGAGAAGATCCAGCCGACTGGGTGCTGCCGCGGCTCCACAGGCCTCCCCCTGCGCCAACGATGCCACGCCAAGAAGAGTTATTCGTCGCTCCCTTGCATTGGGACAGACCTCCGGCACGCCAGTTCAGTCCAACTGCACGCTCACGCCCCTGGGCCGTGCCACCAACCATACCTCCAGATGTTCGCCTCGGCCCTCCCGAAGAGAAACCGACCCATCTCTTTGTTTCAGCCCTCTCGTGGATGCGACTCCAGGCGGCACCCAACTGAAAGAGCCCGCCCGTGCGAAATTTGAGCATCTGACTCTGCAGAAAGAAG TTTTGCACACTGTCACCACAGCACCTCCCCCGTTAACTTCCCAGTCACCACAG GCCCAGACAGCTGAAGCGTCCTTGTTTCTCTTCACTCCAAACCCCAAGGACAAGATACGGCCATCTGCATGCCCGAGTGACCTGATGTACTTCACTCCGCCACCCTAA
- the dlgap5 gene encoding disks large-associated protein 5 isoform X1 → MDSRFSYLRHRDNSVTMLRIKMSRRLSQNQKENRERVVDARRPLDNLQEHEMLCQDDSTLTKTSPMKAITNVEENSAKDKAIEEKVKQLARWKERKALEKEKQKQARERKGVFKTGLYRPKDTVFMIHPVPASSTNANETKINAAPSQSGRVTRSMKQQQQQQQPQSQQPLKTHNPNTAAKKGPSGTQRATRGASTRSANRLFTAASTVKKQPADKSPDQRITRSRAIVFPLPQPSASGKNSTADNNLDFHQAAPEASISQPWLKERDNVEPVEESRCLKEENIAGDTGLAEKPSSFAPEGFVFQAPAGLKAFNSAPLSPRSADLFLAPRSASPCSTRSCVHFPAAEILSDERQTEPSESPCRSAPPLTAASPIPSSPLESKHDVPYFRSEMANETDRLTSLCGQWETKVDDESVPEEMRGCIRTTVGQARLLMRERFKQFSSLVDDCELCRGEKITTCTDLQGFWDMVYFQVDDVHRKFGDLKEAEERGWVEVHNPPPRQRKAVKKPAAGPAKPAVTKAAANSRLAAAKAAMRAQKRAAEAEKAAKDAGDAMEHEHSSSSQVAKRQSDVVVFDGGFFRVESPAKTPASGWVRRSSRLGAAAAPQASPCANDATPRRVIRRSLALGQTSGTPVQSNCTLTPLGRATNHTSRCSPRPSRRETDPSLCFSPLVDATPGGTQLKEPARAKFEHLTLQKEVLHTVTTAPPPLTSQSPQAQTAEASLFLFTPNPKDKIRPSACPSDLMYFTPPP, encoded by the exons ATGGATTCCCGATTTTCCTACTTGCGCCATCGGGACAACAGTGTGACCATGCTGAGGATCAAAATGTCCCGCAGACTGAGTCAGAACCAGAAGGAGAATCGAGAGCGGGTTGTGGATGCACGAAGACCGCTGGACAATCTCCAGGAGCACGAAATGTTATGTCAGGATGACTCGACTCTGACCAAGACATCACCAATGAAAGCTATAACAAATGTCGAGGAAAATTCTGCAAAAG ACAAGGCCATAGAAGAGAAAGTCAAACAGCTTGCACGTTGGAAAGAGAGAAAGGCCCTTGAGAAAGAGAAGCAAAAGCAAGCGAGGGAACGGAAGGGAGTGTTTAAGACTGGCCTGTATCGTCCTAAAGACACTGTTTTCATGATTCATCCGGTACCGGCTTCCTCGACCAACGCAAATGAA ACCAAAATAAACGCAGCTCCATCACAGAGCGGCAGAGTCACCCGTTCAatgaaacaacaacagcagcagcagcagccgcaATCGCAG CAGCCTCTGAAGACGCACAATCCAAATACGGCAGCTAAGAAAG GTCCATCTGGTACTCAGAGAGCAACCAGGGGAGCTTCGACTAGATCAGCCAACAGGCTTTTTACAGCAGCTTCCACAGTGAAAAAACAACCAGCCGACAAATCTCCTG ATCAGAGAATAACAAGGAGCAGAGCCATTGTTTTCCCTTTGCCGCAACCCTCTGCAAGTGGAAAGAACTCCACAG CCGACAACAACCTCGACTTCCATCAAGCTGCGCCCGAGGCAAgcatttct CAGCCTTGGTTAAAGGAGCGGGACAATGTGGAGCCAGTGGAGGAATCTCGCTGCCTCAAAGAGGAAAATATAGCAGGGGACACAGGACTCGCTGAGAAGCCCTCTTCATTCGCTCCTGAGGGCTTTGTGTTCCAAGCTCCCGCTGGCTTGAAGGCCTTTAATTCTGCACCCCTCAGTCCTCGCTCAGCAGATCTATTTCTTGCCCCGAGGTCTGCGTCGCCGTGCTCGACACGCTCATGCGTCCATTTCCCTGCTGCCGAAATACTCAGTGATGAACGTCAGACTGAGCCAAGTGAATCTCCTTGCCGCTCTGCTCCTCCTCTTACGGCGGCTTCTCCGATCCCAAGCAGCCCCCTCGAATCAAAGCATGATGTGCCGTACTTTAG GTCAGAGATGGCCAATGAGACAGACCGACTGACATCTCTGTGTGGTCAGTGGGAGACTAAAGTGGATGATGAGTCAGTCCCTGAAGAAA TGAGAGGCTGCATCCGTACAACCGTGGGCCAGGCCAGGCTGCTCATGAGGGAGCGTTTCAAACAGTTCAGCAGCCTGGTGGACGACTGTGAGTTGTGCCGAGGGGAGAAGATCACCACCTGTACCGACTTGCAGGGCTTTTGGGACATGGTTTATTTCCAG GTAGATGATGTACATAGGAAGTTTGGTGACCTCAAAGAAGCAGAGGAACGAGGCTGGGTGGAGGTACACAACCCGCCGCCACGGCAGAGGAAAGCAGTCAAG AAACCGGCAGCAGGTCCTGCCAAGCCAGCAGTAACCAAGGCGGCGGCCAACTCTCGCCTAGCTGCGGCGAAAGCGGCCATGAGAGCCCAAAAGCGGGCGGCCGAGGCAGAGAAGGCCGCAAAGGATGCAGGCGACGCGATGGAACACGAGCACAGCTCGTCCTCTCAAGTAGCAAAACGCCAGTCTGATGTTGTGGTCTTTGATGGAGGCTTCTTCCGTGTGGAGAGCCCAGCCAAGACACCAG CCTCAGGGTGGGTGAGAAGATCCAGCCGACTGGGTGCTGCCGCGGCTCCACAGGCCTCCCCCTGCGCCAACGATGCCACGCCAAGAAGAGTTATTCGTCGCTCCCTTGCATTGGGACAGACCTCCGGCACGCCAGTTCAGTCCAACTGCACGCTCACGCCCCTGGGCCGTGCCACCAACCATACCTCCAGATGTTCGCCTCGGCCCTCCCGAAGAGAAACCGACCCATCTCTTTGTTTCAGCCCTCTCGTGGATGCGACTCCAGGCGGCACCCAACTGAAAGAGCCCGCCCGTGCGAAATTTGAGCATCTGACTCTGCAGAAAGAAG TTTTGCACACTGTCACCACAGCACCTCCCCCGTTAACTTCCCAGTCACCACAG GCCCAGACAGCTGAAGCGTCCTTGTTTCTCTTCACTCCAAACCCCAAGGACAAGATACGGCCATCTGCATGCCCGAGTGACCTGATGTACTTCACTCCGCCACCCTAA
- the dlgap5 gene encoding disks large-associated protein 5 isoform X4, giving the protein MDSRFSYLRHRDNSVTMLRIKMSRRLSQNQKENRERVVDARRPLDNLQEHEMLCQDDSTLTKTSPMKAITNVEENSAKDKAIEEKVKQLARWKERKALEKEKQKQARERKGVFKTGLYRPKDTVFMIHPVPASSTNANETKINAAPSQSGRVTRSMKQQQQQQQPQSQQPLKTHNPNTAAKKGPSGTQRATRGASTRSANRLFTAASTVKKQPADKSPDQRITRSRAIVFPLPQPSASGKNSTADNNLDFHQAAPEQPWLKERDNVEPVEESRCLKEENIAGDTGLAEKPSSFAPEGFVFQAPAGLKAFNSAPLSPRSADLFLAPRSASPCSTRSCVHFPAAEILSDERQTEPSESPCRSAPPLTAASPIPSSPLESKHDVPYFRSEMANETDRLTSLCGQWETKVDDESVPEEMRGCIRTTVGQARLLMRERFKQFSSLVDDCELCRGEKITTCTDLQGFWDMVYFQVDDVHRKFGDLKEAEERGWVEVHNPPPRQRKAVKKPAAGPAKPAVTKAAANSRLAAAKAAMRAQKRAAEAEKAAKDAGDAMEHEHSSSSQVAKRQSDVVVFDGGFFRVESPAKTPASGWVRRSSRLGAAAAPQASPCANDATPRRVIRRSLALGQTSGTPVQSNCTLTPLGRATNHTSRCSPRPSRRETDPSLCFSPLVDATPGGTQLKEPARAKFEHLTLQKEVLHTVTTAPPPLTSQSPQAQTAEASLFLFTPNPKDKIRPSACPSDLMYFTPPP; this is encoded by the exons ATGGATTCCCGATTTTCCTACTTGCGCCATCGGGACAACAGTGTGACCATGCTGAGGATCAAAATGTCCCGCAGACTGAGTCAGAACCAGAAGGAGAATCGAGAGCGGGTTGTGGATGCACGAAGACCGCTGGACAATCTCCAGGAGCACGAAATGTTATGTCAGGATGACTCGACTCTGACCAAGACATCACCAATGAAAGCTATAACAAATGTCGAGGAAAATTCTGCAAAAG ACAAGGCCATAGAAGAGAAAGTCAAACAGCTTGCACGTTGGAAAGAGAGAAAGGCCCTTGAGAAAGAGAAGCAAAAGCAAGCGAGGGAACGGAAGGGAGTGTTTAAGACTGGCCTGTATCGTCCTAAAGACACTGTTTTCATGATTCATCCGGTACCGGCTTCCTCGACCAACGCAAATGAA ACCAAAATAAACGCAGCTCCATCACAGAGCGGCAGAGTCACCCGTTCAatgaaacaacaacagcagcagcagcagccgcaATCGCAG CAGCCTCTGAAGACGCACAATCCAAATACGGCAGCTAAGAAAG GTCCATCTGGTACTCAGAGAGCAACCAGGGGAGCTTCGACTAGATCAGCCAACAGGCTTTTTACAGCAGCTTCCACAGTGAAAAAACAACCAGCCGACAAATCTCCTG ATCAGAGAATAACAAGGAGCAGAGCCATTGTTTTCCCTTTGCCGCAACCCTCTGCAAGTGGAAAGAACTCCACAG CCGACAACAACCTCGACTTCCATCAAGCTGCGCCCGAG CAGCCTTGGTTAAAGGAGCGGGACAATGTGGAGCCAGTGGAGGAATCTCGCTGCCTCAAAGAGGAAAATATAGCAGGGGACACAGGACTCGCTGAGAAGCCCTCTTCATTCGCTCCTGAGGGCTTTGTGTTCCAAGCTCCCGCTGGCTTGAAGGCCTTTAATTCTGCACCCCTCAGTCCTCGCTCAGCAGATCTATTTCTTGCCCCGAGGTCTGCGTCGCCGTGCTCGACACGCTCATGCGTCCATTTCCCTGCTGCCGAAATACTCAGTGATGAACGTCAGACTGAGCCAAGTGAATCTCCTTGCCGCTCTGCTCCTCCTCTTACGGCGGCTTCTCCGATCCCAAGCAGCCCCCTCGAATCAAAGCATGATGTGCCGTACTTTAG GTCAGAGATGGCCAATGAGACAGACCGACTGACATCTCTGTGTGGTCAGTGGGAGACTAAAGTGGATGATGAGTCAGTCCCTGAAGAAA TGAGAGGCTGCATCCGTACAACCGTGGGCCAGGCCAGGCTGCTCATGAGGGAGCGTTTCAAACAGTTCAGCAGCCTGGTGGACGACTGTGAGTTGTGCCGAGGGGAGAAGATCACCACCTGTACCGACTTGCAGGGCTTTTGGGACATGGTTTATTTCCAG GTAGATGATGTACATAGGAAGTTTGGTGACCTCAAAGAAGCAGAGGAACGAGGCTGGGTGGAGGTACACAACCCGCCGCCACGGCAGAGGAAAGCAGTCAAG AAACCGGCAGCAGGTCCTGCCAAGCCAGCAGTAACCAAGGCGGCGGCCAACTCTCGCCTAGCTGCGGCGAAAGCGGCCATGAGAGCCCAAAAGCGGGCGGCCGAGGCAGAGAAGGCCGCAAAGGATGCAGGCGACGCGATGGAACACGAGCACAGCTCGTCCTCTCAAGTAGCAAAACGCCAGTCTGATGTTGTGGTCTTTGATGGAGGCTTCTTCCGTGTGGAGAGCCCAGCCAAGACACCAG CCTCAGGGTGGGTGAGAAGATCCAGCCGACTGGGTGCTGCCGCGGCTCCACAGGCCTCCCCCTGCGCCAACGATGCCACGCCAAGAAGAGTTATTCGTCGCTCCCTTGCATTGGGACAGACCTCCGGCACGCCAGTTCAGTCCAACTGCACGCTCACGCCCCTGGGCCGTGCCACCAACCATACCTCCAGATGTTCGCCTCGGCCCTCCCGAAGAGAAACCGACCCATCTCTTTGTTTCAGCCCTCTCGTGGATGCGACTCCAGGCGGCACCCAACTGAAAGAGCCCGCCCGTGCGAAATTTGAGCATCTGACTCTGCAGAAAGAAG TTTTGCACACTGTCACCACAGCACCTCCCCCGTTAACTTCCCAGTCACCACAG GCCCAGACAGCTGAAGCGTCCTTGTTTCTCTTCACTCCAAACCCCAAGGACAAGATACGGCCATCTGCATGCCCGAGTGACCTGATGTACTTCACTCCGCCACCCTAA
- the dlgap5 gene encoding disks large-associated protein 5 isoform X5, producing the protein MDSRFSYLRHRDNSVTMLRIKMSRRLSQNQKENRERVVDARRPLDNLQEHEMLCQDDSTLTKTSPMKAITNVEENSAKDKAIEEKVKQLARWKERKALEKEKQKQARERKGVFKTGLYRPKDTVFMIHPVPASSTNANETKINAAPSQSGRVTRSMKQQQQQQQPQSQQPLKTHNPNTAAKKGPSGTQRATRGASTRSANRLFTAASTVKKQPADKSPDQRITRSRAIVFPLPQPSASGKNSTADNNLDFHQAAPEASISQPWLKERDNVEPVEESRCLKEENIAGDTGLAEKPSSFAPEGFVFQAPAGLKAFNSAPLSPRSADLFLAPRSASPCSTRSCVHFPAAEILSDERQTEPSESPCRSAPPLTAASPIPSSPLESKHDVPYFRSEMANETDRLTSLCGQWETKVDDESVPEEMRGCIRTTVGQARLLMRERFKQFSSLVDDCELCRGEKITTCTDLQGFWDMVYFQVDDVHRKFGDLKEAEERGWVEVHNPPPRQRKAVKKPAAGPAKPAVTKAAANSRLAAAKAAMRAQKRAAEAEKAAKDAGDAMEHEHSSSSQVAKRQSDVVVFDGGFFRVESPAKTPASGWVRRSSRLGAAAAPQASPCANDATPRRVIRRSLALGQTSGTPVQSNCTLTPLGRATNHTSRCSPRPSRRETDPSLCFSPLVDATPGGTQLKEPARAKFEHLTLQKEVLHTVTTAPPPLTSQSPQDKIRPSACPSDLMYFTPPP; encoded by the exons ATGGATTCCCGATTTTCCTACTTGCGCCATCGGGACAACAGTGTGACCATGCTGAGGATCAAAATGTCCCGCAGACTGAGTCAGAACCAGAAGGAGAATCGAGAGCGGGTTGTGGATGCACGAAGACCGCTGGACAATCTCCAGGAGCACGAAATGTTATGTCAGGATGACTCGACTCTGACCAAGACATCACCAATGAAAGCTATAACAAATGTCGAGGAAAATTCTGCAAAAG ACAAGGCCATAGAAGAGAAAGTCAAACAGCTTGCACGTTGGAAAGAGAGAAAGGCCCTTGAGAAAGAGAAGCAAAAGCAAGCGAGGGAACGGAAGGGAGTGTTTAAGACTGGCCTGTATCGTCCTAAAGACACTGTTTTCATGATTCATCCGGTACCGGCTTCCTCGACCAACGCAAATGAA ACCAAAATAAACGCAGCTCCATCACAGAGCGGCAGAGTCACCCGTTCAatgaaacaacaacagcagcagcagcagccgcaATCGCAG CAGCCTCTGAAGACGCACAATCCAAATACGGCAGCTAAGAAAG GTCCATCTGGTACTCAGAGAGCAACCAGGGGAGCTTCGACTAGATCAGCCAACAGGCTTTTTACAGCAGCTTCCACAGTGAAAAAACAACCAGCCGACAAATCTCCTG ATCAGAGAATAACAAGGAGCAGAGCCATTGTTTTCCCTTTGCCGCAACCCTCTGCAAGTGGAAAGAACTCCACAG CCGACAACAACCTCGACTTCCATCAAGCTGCGCCCGAGGCAAgcatttct CAGCCTTGGTTAAAGGAGCGGGACAATGTGGAGCCAGTGGAGGAATCTCGCTGCCTCAAAGAGGAAAATATAGCAGGGGACACAGGACTCGCTGAGAAGCCCTCTTCATTCGCTCCTGAGGGCTTTGTGTTCCAAGCTCCCGCTGGCTTGAAGGCCTTTAATTCTGCACCCCTCAGTCCTCGCTCAGCAGATCTATTTCTTGCCCCGAGGTCTGCGTCGCCGTGCTCGACACGCTCATGCGTCCATTTCCCTGCTGCCGAAATACTCAGTGATGAACGTCAGACTGAGCCAAGTGAATCTCCTTGCCGCTCTGCTCCTCCTCTTACGGCGGCTTCTCCGATCCCAAGCAGCCCCCTCGAATCAAAGCATGATGTGCCGTACTTTAG GTCAGAGATGGCCAATGAGACAGACCGACTGACATCTCTGTGTGGTCAGTGGGAGACTAAAGTGGATGATGAGTCAGTCCCTGAAGAAA TGAGAGGCTGCATCCGTACAACCGTGGGCCAGGCCAGGCTGCTCATGAGGGAGCGTTTCAAACAGTTCAGCAGCCTGGTGGACGACTGTGAGTTGTGCCGAGGGGAGAAGATCACCACCTGTACCGACTTGCAGGGCTTTTGGGACATGGTTTATTTCCAG GTAGATGATGTACATAGGAAGTTTGGTGACCTCAAAGAAGCAGAGGAACGAGGCTGGGTGGAGGTACACAACCCGCCGCCACGGCAGAGGAAAGCAGTCAAG AAACCGGCAGCAGGTCCTGCCAAGCCAGCAGTAACCAAGGCGGCGGCCAACTCTCGCCTAGCTGCGGCGAAAGCGGCCATGAGAGCCCAAAAGCGGGCGGCCGAGGCAGAGAAGGCCGCAAAGGATGCAGGCGACGCGATGGAACACGAGCACAGCTCGTCCTCTCAAGTAGCAAAACGCCAGTCTGATGTTGTGGTCTTTGATGGAGGCTTCTTCCGTGTGGAGAGCCCAGCCAAGACACCAG CCTCAGGGTGGGTGAGAAGATCCAGCCGACTGGGTGCTGCCGCGGCTCCACAGGCCTCCCCCTGCGCCAACGATGCCACGCCAAGAAGAGTTATTCGTCGCTCCCTTGCATTGGGACAGACCTCCGGCACGCCAGTTCAGTCCAACTGCACGCTCACGCCCCTGGGCCGTGCCACCAACCATACCTCCAGATGTTCGCCTCGGCCCTCCCGAAGAGAAACCGACCCATCTCTTTGTTTCAGCCCTCTCGTGGATGCGACTCCAGGCGGCACCCAACTGAAAGAGCCCGCCCGTGCGAAATTTGAGCATCTGACTCTGCAGAAAGAAG TTTTGCACACTGTCACCACAGCACCTCCCCCGTTAACTTCCCAGTCACCACAG GACAAGATACGGCCATCTGCATGCCCGAGTGACCTGATGTACTTCACTCCGCCACCCTAA